The following nucleotide sequence is from Vanrija pseudolonga chromosome 4, complete sequence.
TCGTCGTCTCGAGTGCCTTGAGCCGCTCCGTCACGTCGTTGCGCCACAGCTCGGTGCACGTGTGCGATGGGTACGGGCCCGGTGAGAGCGGCACCGCGGCgttgcggcgcgcgacaaACTCGCATGTCGCGCCGGtgcgccggcaccgtcggcACGGCGGGTCGAGCGCCCCGATACACCGCATCTTGAGGCTGCGGCAGCGTGCTGAGCAGATGTCAGATTTCACAGCAACGAGCAAGAGCAAAGTACCCACTGCATGCCTGCGATGTGCGGTTCGATTCCAGCCGCCGCTTCTTGTCTGGCCGCCCGGATCCGTCAcctccctcgccgtcgggcgaTGAGCCTGACCGTTGctcgcgcgacctcggcgtcgaaTGGGGTGGGGACCTGGGCGTCATGTGCGCGTGAGTTGAACGTTTTGTATTGCTGAAGGGGTGCTGTACGAGCTGCTCTGACGAGTGTAAAGTCACACGTTTGGTTGCAGATCGCTTGGTTGGAATCACTGGTCGCATCTGTATCTCGATTTAGACTCGCGTCGATTGGGATGAACGCCAATTGAATCCTAGCCAGGTTTGGCCGGCCACAAAGCTGAGCCCCGGACTAATCTTTGGCTTGGAGCACGGCGGGGtaagcggcgcgcggcgcgcggcgccctGGGCCAATGTCCGGCAAAGGCGACCGGTTGACCCGGCAAAGTGGGGGAGGGCAGCGAGAGATACCTGCGCGTCTGCGGGCAACGACCGATGCACGCGACTGACCGATGCATGCAGAGTACAAATACACAAAGAATGCCAAGACGACGCATGCACCCCTTTGTCGCGTTGTCGGCTCGTCGGTACTCGGGACGAAGCCGACCCCCCCTTGCCCAACTGCCGGCGGATCTTGTCGCTGCCACATTCCCTCCCCGTCCTCGACAAACAGGTTCACAACGCCTCCCCGCGTCTGTCAACGTCGTTATTTCTCGTTTAGGCAAGGGTGCCACTGGTCTCGAGGACATAGGTGGTATCTCGAGACATGGCAGCccagcgagcgacgagggcggacccgcctggctggctctgGCTGCCTGTGAACAGCGTGACGCCGCCTTGTCACGTTGGGCTGGAGGGGCGTCCTGGATCGTCCGTGGATCCGTGGCGCAGGTGGGAGCTGAGAGTCCATTGGCATTTTTGCTGCTGGGTCAACGAACTTTGGCTGGCGCTGTCAGTGCCGCCTGGTCGCTATCGTCTCCACGACGCTGCTGACATCACTGGGCTGTGCCCTCGCGAAGCTTGATGCGCGCATACGACTCGTTAATCGTCGCACGATGCTTAGATCTCGCATAATTAGCACTGACGTTATATGCGCCAACGGCGAAGCGCCTTGTTCGGCCCCTGCTACCAAGGCCGTGGTGACGCTCTACAGCCCCGCTGGGCGCCGCACACACTGGCGTCGCAGGTCCGTCGTCATCATGCTGTGTATCATCATCTGTCGTCGTCTGACCTTCAttgctcggcgccgacgttcCTCCGACATGTCCGgagagctgctgctgcctgcctgccttgctGTCGTCACGTCCGCCAAAGTCGCGCGAAGGGCGCATGCGCGTCGCGACTGTGTTTGATCCCCCCTCATTGTGACTTTGCGGTTACGTCACAGTCGCCGGGATGTGCGCATTCCAAGttccgccgctgccgccctgcctgccagctgctgcccttcactgtcgccgccgccgcgtcgatcGCCTCTCGGTTCGGTTTGACCTGCCTGGTACAATCAAaagcagcacgacgaggcTATTTCAACCCATCACAGCTTTCTTCTTCTCTCCCCCATCCACACAAAAACATCACATCCACCTCACAATGTCTACCGGCTACACCATCCACGTCTCGGGCCTCTCGGCCACCACTGACGAgaccaagctcgccgacttCTTCTCGTGAGTGATCGGCGGCGATTGttgccctcgcccgcgcgccaGTGTTAACCCAACCAGCTTCTGCGGCAAGCTCACTTCCGTCAAGAAGTCGGGCACTGAGGCCGACATCACGTTCGAGAAGCTCTCGGCTCAGAAGACTGCCTTGTGAGTACTGGATGATCGCCACTGGTGCCAGCAGCTAACAAGCCCAGGATGCTCAACGGCGGTACTGTGAGTTGCGATGGGCCCGATAAGCTATAGCGACAGCCCAACTGACCCcctccagctcgacggcgcccaCCTCGAGGTCACGTCGACGACCCCCGAAGGAGAGACTGCCAAGAACGTCCTCCCCACCGGCGGACAGACGCCCACGGGTGCCACTCCCACGTTCGACCAGGAGGACAAGCCCAAGGTACGTCATCGGTGGTCCATTGGTGTCGTCTGCGTTCGATAAGGCGATGCGTGCGACGCGCCTGATGTGAAACGAacacgtcgagctcgtgtgCTGACTCGCATCCACAGGCGGCTATTGCCGCCGAGTACCTCGCCCACGGctacctcctcggcgaccacATCATCCAGAAGgccatcgaggtcgacagtGAGTAGTTGGAAGGCACGGTTCGTCCCTGACATCATCACCAGACAAGCAGGGCATCTCGACGCGCTTCCTCTCGTTCATCAACCACATTGACAAGCGCGCTGgtgagcgcctcgtcggcgagaacCAGACCGTCTCGGGCAACGTGCACGCCCAGGCCTCCCAGGTCTACTCCAAGGtccgcgaggccgaccagCAGCGTGGTGTCAGCACCAAGTTCCACGAGTACTACACCAAGGCGATTGCTACGCCTGTTGGCCAGCGGTAAGTCTGACGTGCGTTGTGCGGTGTTGTGCGGCGGTGCCAGGTTGGCTGCTACAGTCAGAATTGGccctgccgccaccgccaccaccggctACTCGCCAAGCTGGCATACTAACACACCCCAGCGTGTCCCAGTTCTACACCGAGACCTCGAAGCAGGTCCTTGACGTCcacgaggaggccaagcgcaTTGCCGTGAGTGGCCCGCGCCGGGTGCTAAGGCCGCACTGACGACATGCAGAACCAGAAGAAGGGTGCCAGCCGCACCACGagcccccctcctcctccctcggCCGCTGACGCCAAGGCGGCTGAGGCTGGCGCttccgcccccgcccccgcccccgcccccgcccccgctgccgctgccgctgctgctcctgccgaGCCTGagaaggctgccgctgccgccgcgactGCCCCCAAGTCGTAACCTTTTATAGTGTAGGGTATTGGTACCGCACGCGGCGCGATATATGGCTTCCGCGTGCGGTTTAAGGAATGTAATGCATTAGCGTTGCTGCAACCAGCGCACCGCGTCGCACTAATCGACGCATCCGGCAAAGCTAACCGTGGTCATTACAAAATTTGATTCCGCACCACGCCATTTCCGGCGTTTTGTAACCCCGCTCTGCGCACGGACCTCCTCCCAGAATGATATACATTGCGTCGGTGTCAACAACTTTCTCTTTCTTTCTCTCAACCCACCACTGGTCAGTATACCTTCCCCTCGCCCttccctcgccacccactGCGCCCTccccacgcacgcacgtcACCCTCTACCACTCACTCCCACCCCAACGCAGCCGCTGACTCCCCCAGGCCCAAGGTCACAATGCTCGCTACTAGCAGATGCGCGTTTGTGTCTAGTCCACGCATCGTGTATTCTCCCCTCGCGAGCGGGTTAAGGTCCTGGCATTCAAACCCCCACAACCGGCCCCAAAGGGTCTGCGCGTAACCGCGTACCGTGCTCGACCAGCAATGCGCCCCGGCGGCCTGCTTCGGCGACCCAGAGACGCTGGCGGCTTGCCCGCCACCAGCAGAGGGTAGAGGCCGCTCGGGGCTTGGTAGGAGCTCGGGGGTAGCCTCGTGCCCCGTACGGGGGGTGGCCCCCTCCCGCAGCCACGGTTCGCCGTCGGTAGTTTTCCCTCGGGAATCCGGGCACAGAGACTTTAGTGCAATTTGGTGACAATCCTGCTCGCAAGAGCAACTGCTGGTCGCAGCAGGGGATTAACTCGATCAGGACTACTCTGGGTCGTGGTGGCTCTTCACACTTTTATGGCTCTCCGAGCCTAGATTTCTTCCCCCCTCTCTTCACTTTGTTGTTGTACTTGGACATCATGCATTCTTGACACTCAGACGCATtcggtggtgggcgaggaaggtgtaGTCTCAAGTTTGTTGACTCACTCGGCGTGTTCGCACCCCGCCGCTGACGcactcggcgcgcacggtcCTCTGTCTGAGCTTCTCTCGTGCGCCCCCTCGTGTGCCCCTCGTCTGCTTCTCGTCAGTCACACGCTGGTACACGGCACACTCGCGCACGCTCAGCTCACCGCCCTTGCTCGAGTGACAAACTGGCAACAAGAAGGCACAGTGAGCAGGGCCCAGTCACCACGGCGCACCAGCCCCGCGCGCAATGCTCATTCGCATGCATAACACATCCAATTACCACCACTCTACGCTCGCCGGGTATCCATAGGTATAATCTTCGATGGCTCGTCCTCTTTTCCAAATGCAATGGCAATGGCCAAATGATCGCGACTACTTCTCGTCCTTGCCTCCGGCACCAGGCGCGTACTCCTCCTGGCCAGGCGGGTGGGGGATGTCGTACTTTGTGCGCACATTGTAGAACACCTTGAGGAACTTGGAGCGCGCGCCCTGAGCGGCGACACCCTTGTCCTGCAGGTCCTGGTCGGTCATGACAGTCATCTCGTGCCAGTTGGAACGCTCAAAGTTGGAAGTGTATTTCTGGACATGTCAGCAAAGGCCGCCTGCTTGGCACACGAGTTGGCACGAGCACTTACGTGAAGCCTGAGAACACGGAGCCATGTTGACACGTCCTCGAGGACCTTGGGGTCGACATCGTCGGGACCAGccacaccagcaccaccgccggcaccgccaccgccctgcTGAGGAGCGGCCTGAGGACCAGGCGAGCCGGCCTTGCCACCAGGAAGTGGGCTGCGGCGACCAGACGAAGGAATGCGGTTGCCGCCACGAGGAGCGTTGAGACTGCTGCCACCAGGGTAGCCGTAGCCACCAAGCTGAGCAGCTTGGGCGGCCTGAGAGAGCTGGGCAGcttgcgcctgcgcctgagcctgggcgagggcgagcatCTGAACAGCATTAGGCGTAAGAGGGTTGAGGCCACCCAGGTTGACATTGGCGAGGTTCATGCTCAGGTTGGCAAGAGCGGCAGGGTCACCGAGACCAAGGCTGCCAAAGTCGCCACCGGAGCGCGAGCCAGCGTTCCAGCCGCCAAAAGCGCCGTTGCCAGGGAACGGCGACGTGCTTCCATCATCGTCACCACCGTACGACGCGCCAGAGACGTTGCGGCTGTTACCAGTGCTGCTGGTAGCGCTGGGAGCACGGCGGTACTTGCGAGCATCGTCAAGCTGAACACGGttcgcggcggtggcagcaccagcagccagcTGGAGACTGGCAAGGGACATGGCGGTCGAGCTGAGGTTCTCCTTGCCACCGTCGTTGAACatgggcgcgagcggcgtgttGACCATCGAGGCCCAGTTGCCAGAGTTGACAAGCGGCGAACTGGGGTTGATAGGCGAGGCCTCAACACCAGaggggaggccgaggccgaggccaccgGGGCCAACGCTCAAGCGCGgagtcgtcgagcgagagtAGCCCGACGGCTCGTGGCCCGAACCACCGGTAAAGTCTGTGCTCTTGGGGCGAATGTCGggctgcggcgagcgggagcgaacgctggcctcgtcgaggccgggcgACGGGCCGCGCTCCATGACCTGGTCAAGCTGGCTCGACCAGCGTGCCTCGGTCGAGATAAGGGTTCCCGGGGCGCTGATGCGGTTGGTACGCAGCGACTTGGCCTTGTTTGCGTTGGGGTCAAACGCCGACTCGGGTGCAAGGTAGTGGTTGCCAGTGGGCGATCCAGTGaagcccgagccgccaccAGCCGAAGGCGACTTGAGGCCCATCCCGGCGAGCTTCGACTCCATGCCGGCCGTAACACCGGCGGGCGAAGGCGAGAGCATGGCCGTCATGGGATCCGCCTGCGCCATGTGCTGAAGCACACTGAGGAAGAAGCGAATCTGCACTGGCGTCGAGTGCTGAAGAAGCGAGTAAAGGGCGGCAGTACGCTCAGCCTCACTGAGGACACGGAACCCTGCACGCCGTCAGCCTACATTGCGCCCAGCTCTGGTTCGTTTCCCCTTGCtgcccgtcgtcgggctgggtggcggcggggtaTCAACCACTCACACTGCTCAATCGCTCCCAACTCCTCGGTAAAGTTCTGGTCCGTGCTCGCGGCAGCCATCTCCTCCTGGCGTGTCAGCCGTCGGCACTATGCACTTTTGACGTACCAGAGTGGCCTCCCACGACGCCAGATGCTTGAACCACTGGTCAATCTGCTCGGCTTCGGGGGTGCGTGCGGCCTCACGTGCCGCGCCGGTAGGCAGGAACTCGGAGGACGGAcgaccagcaccaccggACACGGCGCGGCCGGTACCGAtgctggggcggggggagAGCGAGTCGCGCTGGGCGCCCATGGACCCAAGACCTCCGACGACCGAGCTCGATACATGGCGAGGCTGGCTCAGACCAGACGAGCTGCCGccgggcgacgaggcaatGTTGGCACtggggccgaggccgaacccgcgcgccgcagcactGCTCGACGTTGTGGGCGGGCCAAGGgactggcgggtcagcttgGCCGGGTTGGCCGGGTTGAtgggtggcgccggcgccgtcggcgagggagaCGGGCTACGGTGAGGGCGgagggtcgacgaggccattGTGAAAGGGGGTTTGTTGGGTACGGACCAGCCGGGGACCTGTGGGAACGGGCGCGGTGTGAGCGTGTGTTTAGCCAAGTGAAGGAATAGGGTGGGTGGTGAAGAGATGGGATGTTGTTGGTGATGTGGAAGATGAGTGTGGGATCTGGGAAGCAGCAATAAAGTGTCCGACACGGTATTGTTCTCGTCGTGGCATGGGGGACGAGGTGTGCCAGCCAGTTGCCAGTTtggggtggtggccgcggGTTGCGCAGtgtcgacgacacgcgcgcgcgcgcgcgcgcacgcgcttgGCCGCGCAGCGCCGTGTGGCCCAaaggtcgagctggcgacGCACGAGCCCTCCGGCGCAGGACCCAACGTCCCTCGGCGTGCACTGGCCTTGGGCTGGCGggtgacgcgcgcgcgcgccagcgccttTGTCCCGAGACGCcgcagtgggtgggtgggtggccactggttgggcgggcggcggcggcggcggcgtcgtcgcaaAGGCCTCCCGGGCAACAGGTGTGCTTCTTACTCACCTCGTATATGAGGACAGGTGGAGAAGTTTGAAAGAAAGGAAGGTGGGGTAGTTGGTGATAGAGAGATTATTGACTGGGGACGACGATGTGTCAAGGAGCGTTATGGGTTGAGATGAGACGTGGGTAcgtggggtgggtgggtagggagggggacgagggggacgacgaggcagacgCGTGACCCGGTCACAGCTCACTGTAGCTGCAGCTGCCCAGAACTGGTAGCGCGACGACCCTCCTGCGACTTCAGACTCCGCGCGTCAAGGCTCACCTCACTTGGACAAAATGGGCCCAAACCCTGACTCCTCAACCCAGTGACACTTGAAAATGCTTGCCTTGGCCCAGGGTAACCCACGATTCCAAAGGCACTTAGAGCTGATCCCGTCTGGCGTCTTGGGGTGGTGGCCACTCCACCAGCGAGCATGACACCCATCACACTCGTTCCTCTTTTGCCTTCCCGTAAAGTCCACTTGTGGTCCACTCCGAGCCTAGCCTAGAGCATATCCCTCACGAGCATGAGGTCATCACGCTTTACTCCAACAACGACAATGTCCCGATTCGTCTTGCATCCATGCCTTATTCTATAACACGCCGTTGCTCATGACGCAGCATTGTAATATCCCTCTATGACGAGCGCGCAGTGGAACTCCAGGTCCTTATGTCTGTCTCACTTCTCTCTATTCGAGCTCACAATCAAGCTCTGTTTTACAGTTTTACTTGAGAGGCTTGGGCACCTCGGTCGAGCCGAGAGGGGCGCCGGCAATGCTGGGCACGAGCGTCAGGACGAGTCACAAACCCTCGAGCAGCAAACAAAAAAAAACTCACAATGCCTTGACGTAGTCGGCAAACGAGACCATGCAGACAGTCTGCCagatgccgaggccgataCGGGGCGAGACACCACGGTACAGGCCCTTGATGCCGTTCTTCTCGTAGATGTACTTGAGCGTGTTGCCAATCGTCTTCTTGGTGGGCGCGTTGGGGTCGGGGTTCTTGATGGCTGACTGCAtctcgacacggacgaccTCAATGGGCTGGTTCCAGGTAGCAAGAGCACCACCgatggacgacgagaggATCTTGTCAAAGGCCGAGAgcttctcgtcctccttgaggcCCTTGGTCTTGCGGATCAGGCTCTCACCGAGACGGGCGAAACCCATACGCGAGCCCCAGTTGGTGGCCtggcggacggcgacggcgttgacACCCTTGTTGATGCCCTTGATGCCCTCGCGCTTGTAAATGTCCATGAAGACCTTGAAGGTTGACTCGGGCTTTGCGCCAGACTCCATCTGCTTGTGGCGGGTGATCTCGACCGTCTTCATGCAGGTGCAGAAGCCTGTCAGGGTGTGTTAGCTGGTGCGATGGTGCTCCGcacgcggcgccgcgcgcgcgcgcgttgtAGCGCTCCAACCGAGCTGTTGACAAACGTACCCATAGTGGCGTAGGCCTGGgcgacaccaccgccgaTACCGCCGAGCATACCCGCAACCGCAGGCGACacggcgagcttgtcgatCGTGTACTTTTCGATTTCCGACGAGGTGAAGATGAGGACTGCTCCCTTAGTGGATGCCTCGATCCATGCCTGCACGGTTGTGTCAGTACCCGAGTAAGGGGCTAGCGCGTATTGTTCCGTCGTCGGTTTCCAGCAGCAAGAGCAGCCagttgccgacgacgtccgGGAGCCACAGTTCTACACACCCATGGGATGAGGCCCTGGTAAAAGCCCTTGATGCCACCGCGCGACCAGACAGTCTTGATCGCCTGCGCCATAGACTGGGTACGGTTGGCGGCCATCTGTGTCTTGAGGACCTCGAGCGGCTGGCCGAGGGTGGTGACCTCGAACTGGAGGGTGGTTAGTACAGTCACGCGACGTTCTGCCAGCGGTTGAGAGAATGCTGACAAACGCACCATGTTCATGGTCGCGCCAACGGCGATGTTGGACCAGGAGAAGCCCTTCTCAGCAGGAGCCATTGTGAATGTTGTTGATTATTACGTGGTGTGTGGGGAGAGTGACAAATACAGTGGAAGTGGAGAGAGAGGCAGACGAAATAAGAGTCGGGCAGAGAGAGTTAGCTGCTAAGAGCTTGGGTATAGACGCGCGCAGAGTGGGTGTCTaaggaagaagaagaagcacgGTTGCCGTCAGTGACTAGTATTTATACATGACACGACTGGCTCGCCTCCGCGAGTCAATCGTGGCTATCATCCCCAACTGCAGCAAGCGTGGGGCGGGGGCCAGCTCAGATTCAGGGAAGATGTGacgcctggctgcctggggaacggccagccagccaggccagtTCTACACGCCGACAACCTGGGCTGCCAGTTCCCACCCAGCACAGGACAATCACCAGCAAACCGAAATTTTACTTCCGTGACCATATCGACTCCCTCCCTGTGGCCCTCGTCAATCTCtaagcgcggcggcgcattGCACACAGTCGCCCTATCCCCAGCCATGAGTTGCCGTTCTAATGGGGATGCGATGCTCGAGTTGCCTGCCGTTCCTTAGTATTCCGTCAAACCCTGCGACAAGGAAGTCCGCGGTAGATGACCGTCGCATTCTGCTGCCGCCAAAGCCCGAATCACATGCCTGGCCCTAATCACGGACAGCCGTGTCCGCGGTCACGGTCACGGTCACTCACAGccacgaggaggagcttgagaTTAAGCCATAAAGCTGCCTTTGGCATATGCAGGCCATTGTTGATCAAACATGTGTCGTTGAGGACTGGCTTGGTCGTGCGTGACTGCACTTGACGGTACCCAGCAGCGTCAGGCGCCTTTGTAGTCACCCATCAAGCTACCTCGTCCAAGCCGACCTTCCCCGTGCCATGGCCGACGTGACTGACTCTGATAACAACGTCCCGAGAGGCATCTGGCACAGGCAGACTGGCCCCTCCAGCGCCTACATCTAGAACGCCGATTCACTGTCGCCGACACCTaagcctcgacgccgagctcatcaGTGTCCTCGTGCTCCAATGTCAGTGCGAGTGCTACCCTCACTACCTGCCAGTCtgtcaccaccgccacctgcCAACGTCTCAGTAAGAGGGCGGCGGACATGAGCCAGCGGATCTCAAAGGCGATTGGAAACACCAAGTTGCCCTCACGCAGTGGGTCAGCGCGTCGCTCAGAGCGAGCAAACGCCAAAAGCAAGTGGACGAGGCTGACTTGCAAGCCAACCCCAGCAAGCCGCCACCTCCAGCCATCCTCAGTGCCTCCACAGACTTGCAGCTCACCCCTCCATATCAACCCACCACCTCACACACCAGTTGTATAGCCTCCGGCCCGTCACGGATCCGGTCATGTAAGGTGCATCCCGGCATAAGAATACACAGCTCCAGCGCCCTATAAGAAACCAAGTCGCAAATGAGTGTTTTacttcttggcctcctcggcggcagccttcttctcggcggcgcgcttggcacGCTTGCCAGCGTTGCGGGCGTCCGAGCGGGCGACACGGAGGGTGCGGAAGGCCTCGaactccttctcctcggcggtgatggcgcggggggcctcggccttgtaCGAGGCGGGGAGGGCAGGGAGGTCGCGGGTGATGTGGGCGGTGAGGTCCTCGCCCtgggcgtcgccggccttgggcttgccgTGGACGCGggggaagacgacgaggcgctggcggtAGGCCTTCAGGCGCTCGACGTTGAGGGTCTGGCCCTCCTCCGACttggagcggcggcggtggtcgacAACAATGCCGAGAcccttggcctccttcttgcggatgccggcgagcttgagctccGAGATGGTGAAGCCACGGCCCTCTGTGAGCATTGTCAGTTCCATGTCCTtgtccctcgtcgtcgccctccttccTCGCTCAAATCTTTACGCACCACGGATGCGGATGTTGTAGCGCTGGGTGGGGCAGCGGACAGCGGGGCGGAGGCGCTGGAGGGGGGCGGCACCCGAGGCGAGGGCCTTCTTGGAACGAGCGACACGGCGAGACTTCTTCTTGCCGGGCTGGTCGAACTGTGGAGAGTGTCAGACGACGTGACCCAAAACCTCAAATCTTCGTGCGCGGCGACACCCCTTGtgcagccgccgacgctctCGTCCACGCACCCAGGTCTTGACCCGCCTCTGCCAGTCCTTGTGGAAGTGGTTGCCGGGGAGCTGGTTGTTGTGCTTGACCATTTTTGCTGTTGGTGGGTGATGGGTTCAACGTCGACACAAAAGTTGGCGGGTTGTGGACAATttcgacggcgagcagacGAGTCGCAAATGTGCAGATTGAGACGGGGAGGCGGAGTGggcgacgatgaggaagaCGTTGTCAGCGCTACGAGTCGATGTCGGCTGTTGGGTCTCTACTAACCTCCTTTCTTGCTGGATAGCTAGAACAAGATCGTGAGGTCGTCGAGATGGCAAGTGGTGGTGCGTTCccgccgcggtggtggtggtggtccaGTGGTTGCAGCAGCCTGCAGTCGCctcccagcccagcccaggcGCAGGACTGCACCCAGCAGCCAGAGTGTCGAAATGCTCATGGCCAAATTTCCGCCAAACTCCGGCGAGAAATGTCTTGTGGCGTTTTGGAAAGTGATAATGAATTAACACGTCAATTACCA
It contains:
- the rpl13 gene encoding 60S ribosomal protein L13, which produces MVKHNNQLPGNHFHKDWQRRVKTWFDQPGKKKSRRVARSKKALASGAAPLQRLRPAVRCPTQRYNIRIREGRGFTISELKLAGIRKKEAKGLGIVVDHRRRSKSEEGQTLNVERLKAYRQRLVVFPRVHGKPKAGDAQGEDLTAHITRDLPALPASYKAEAPRAITAEEKEFEAFRTLRVARSDARNAGKRAKRAAEKKAAAEEAKK
- the VTS1_1 gene encoding Protein VTS1, producing MASSTLRPHRSPSPSPTAPAPPINPANPAKLTRQSLGPPTTSSSAAARGFGLGPSANIASSPGGSSSGLSQPRHVSSSVVGGLGSMGAQRDSLSPRPSIGTGRAVSGGAGRPSSEFLPTGAAREAARTPEAEQIDQWFKHLASWEATLEEMAAASTDQNFTEELGAIEQWFRVLSEAERTAALYSLLQHSTPVQIRFFLSVLQHMAQADPMTAMLSPSPAGVTAGMESKLAGMGLKSPSAGGGSGFTGSPTGNHYLAPESAFDPNANKAKSLRTNRISAPGTLISTEARWSSQLDQVMERGPSPGLDEASVRSRSPQPDIRPKSTDFTGGSGHEPSGYSRSTTPRLSVGPGGLGLGLPSGVEASPINPSSPLVNSGNWASMVNTPLAPMFNDGGKENLSSTAMSLASLQLAAGAATAANRVQLDDARKYRRAPSATSSTGNSRNVSGASYGGDDDGSTSPFPGNGAFGGWNAGSRSGGDFGSLGLGDPAALANLSMNLANVNLGGLNPLTPNAVQMLALAQAQAQAQAAQLSQAAQAAQLGGYGYPGGSSLNAPRGGNRIPSSGRRSPLPGGKAGSPGPQAAPQQGGGGAGGGAGVAGPDDVDPKVLEDVSTWLRVLRLHKYTSNFERSNWHEMTVMTDQDLQDKGVAAQGARSKFLKVFYNVRTKYDIPHPPGQEEYAPGAGGKDEK
- the vip1 gene encoding Protein vip1, with product MSTGYTIHVSGLSATTDETKLADFFSFCGKLTSVKKSGTEADITFEKLSAQKTALMLNGGTLDGAHLEVTSTTPEGETAKNVLPTGGQTPTGATPTFDQEDKPKAAIAAEYLAHGYLLGDHIIQKAIEVDNKQGISTRFLSFINHIDKRAGERLVGENQTVSGNVHAQASQVYSKVREADQQRGVSTKFHEYYTKAIATPVGQRVSQFYTETSKQVLDVHEEAKRIANQKKGASRTTSPPPPPSAADAKAAEAGASAPAPAPAPAPAAAAAAAPAEPEKAAAAAATAPKS
- the YHM2 gene encoding Citrate/oxoglutarate carrier protein, which produces MAPAEKGFSWSNIAVGATMNMFEVTTLGQPLEVLKTQMAANRTQSMAQAIKTVWSRGGIKGFYQGLIPWAWIEASTKGAVLIFTSSEIEKYTIDKLAVSPAVAGMLGGIGGGVAQAYATMGFCTCMKTVEITRHKQMESGAKPESTFKVFMDIYKREGIKGINKGVNAVAVRQATNWGSRMGFARLGESLIRKTKGLKEDEKLSAFDKILSSSIGGALATWNQPIEVVRVEMQSAIKNPDPNAPTKKTIGNTLKYIYEKNGIKGLYRGVSPRIGLGIWQTVCMVSFADYVKAFIAGAPLGSTEVPKPLK